The genomic interval TTTCAGCATTCTTCGTGTCATATTGGTCATTGAAGTTTTCTCTGTATTTACCGATAGTTGTAACAACAGCATCTACATCTTCTTTCTCAGGCATATCAAGAATAAAGTTTTCGATCTTAGTAACAACTTCATCAGTTTTGTCTAAACTGGTTCCGGGTGGAGTTTCCAAATTTATTACCAATGTTTGGGGTAACCTGCTTGAAAAAAACTGGAATTTAACAAGTCCCAATCTAACTGCTAATCCTGCTAAAGCCATAGCCGTGAACAAGATAAGAATAGTTCTACCGCGATATTTAAGTGCTTTTTTTACATTTCTCTGATATTTTTTTACTAACCACTCATAAAATTTTCCGGTTTTGTTTTTTTTCTTATGAAATTTCTTACCTCCCAGATCTACTACGTGAGAAGGAAGAATGATTAAACTTTCGAATAATGAACCAAATAACGCAAGAGAAACAACTATTGGAAAATACCTGAAAAACTTACCAATGGTTCCTTCCAAAAGCATAAGGGGGAAAAAAGCGGCAATCGTGGTTGCTACAGCTGCAACTACCGGCCACGAAATTTCTTTCGTACCTTTAATTGCTGCTTCTTTGGTGCTCAATCCCATTTCTCGATAACGATGAATATTTTCCAGTACGATGATGGCATCGTCAACTATCATTCCCAAAACTAGAATTAAGCCAAACAGGGTTAAATTATTTAAAGTTACATCCAACTGGTTCATCAGGATGAATGCCAGCAGGAAACTGAACGGAATTCCCCAGGCTGCAAACAAGGCATTCTTCCAACCTATAAAAAACCACAGAACTATGAAAACAAGAATAATTCCCATAATTGCGTTGTTACCAAGAGTATTCACACTGTTTCGCACCCTGATCGATCCATCGTTGCGAACTTCCACATTTAAGCCATCCACTCTTTTTTCAAATTCTTTTGCTTCTTCCCGAATGTCTTTCATCACGCTTATAATATTGCCATCAGCTTTTTTGTAAACTTCCACTGTAACAGCTTTTTCTGTATTCAATTTACTGATGGTCTGAGCTTCTTCCAAAGTATCTCGAACGGTTGCCACATCACCGATTCGCACAACTCCGCCACCTCTATCGGCGGTTACTACAAGCTCGCTTATCTGATCAATATTATCGAATTCTCCCATGGTGCGAATAAGAAAATCGGCATAACCAACTTTGATCGAACCACCTGGAGCATTCAGGTTTCGCATGCGAACAGCAGTAGAAAGATCATTCAGAGTTAGTCCGTACTGGGAAAGTTTTTGAATATTAGTATCGATCCAGATCTGGCGATCTCTGGTTCCGGCAATTTCCACTTTGGAAACATAATCCACATCCAGAACTTCTTCTTTGAAATCATCTGCCAGTTCACGCAGTGCATTATCGGAAAGATCGCCGCCCAAAGCTACCGTACACATTTCATTTACTTCTCGCATTTTGAGCTGGAGCAGATAAGGATCGTCGGCATCAGCCGGCAGGTCGTTCAGTTTATCCATTTCGGTGTTCAAGTTATCCCATGCATCATCGATATCGGCATTTGCATCCATCTGGATATAGACGATTGCTCTTCCTTCGGATGCTGTGGAAGTAATATAATCAACATCCTGCAAGTCAGAAATTTCATCTTCGATTTTTTTTACGACCAGTTCTTCCATTTCAGCTGGAGATACACCACGATAGCTTACCATAATATAAAAAGCACCGAAGTCTACAGCTGGAGCTTCCTCTTTCGGCATATTTATCAAAGTCATTACACCTAAAATGAACACGATGATCATGATCATATTGATAAGAACGCCATTTTCTACTGAGAATTTTGCTAAAGACATACTGCCTCCTGTTTTTGCCGAGAAGGCATGAAGTAACGTAAGTCGTTATTGAATATTGCATATTGCAGTAACCAATGAAAAGGTTTAATAGATAGAATACCTCTAAGAGAAACCGTTTTCAAGGTTCTATCTGTGTTGATCCGTGTTAATCTGTGAGCTAAATTCATATTATACTCCCTTAATTACTGAAACCACTGCGAACTTCTACCAGAGCATTTTCCGTTAAGCTGTCTATGCCGTCTATCACCAGCTTGTCTCCCACTTCTAATCCGGAAGTTATAATTACATTATTACTAACCTTCTCTCCAATTTCTACGATTTTGTGTTCAGCTCTGTTATCAGCATTGATCACATAAACAAATTGCTGATCATATTTTTCTCTCAAATTCTCAATAGAGGTATAAAGAACGTTTTCGAATGTGCTGGAAAAAATTCTGCCTTCCACAACCATTCCCGGGAACAGCTTTTTATCAGTGTTGGAAAGCAGGACCTCTATCGGATAATTATTGCCCTCAGTTTTAGGACGAATTCCTACGCCAGTTACTTTCCCATTATATTTATTTCCACTATACAAAATAGTTACAGTATCTCCTTTTTTTACATAAGGAATATCAGCTTCACTGATTCCTGTTTTAAGTATTAACTGTTTGGAATTAACAATGCCGGCGATCTGCATTCCCATGCTCACCATTTCACCGATTTCCAGGTTTAGTTCAGCAATATAACCGGAAACAGGCGAAGTAAATTCAGAATTTTCAAGACTTTTTCGAGCCATTTCCACTGAAGCCTTTAGCCCGTTATAATTTGCCTGGGCACTTTTGAGACTGCTTTTCGACTGTAGAAATTCACTTTCGGAAATCATCTCTTTATCATATAAATTTTTCGAAACATTGAAATTTATCGTTGCCGATTCCAGAGAAGCTTCAGCAGACAGGAGTTGAGCTTCAGCCTGCTTCAATTGGTTTTTAACATCACTATTGTCCAATCTTCCGATCGCATCACCTTTGTTCACCCAGTCTCCCAGATTCTTGAAGATCTCTATTACTTTACCATTTGATTCACTCAGCAGGTTGACGTCTGTAAAACCTTCCAGTTTTCCTGTAATACGGATGTATTTATCAAGATCACGCGGCTGCATATCCTGTACCATCACAATAATTGCATTTTCTTTTACTTCTCTATTGAATTGTCCGTTACCGGCAGGTTTTCCGCAGGAAGCCAGAAATAACACAATCAAACTGAAAGCTATTATCCATTTAATTCTAATCATTTTATTCTCCTTAAATATTTTCTATAAATTTATTTAAAACTTCTTCGTTATCAGTTCCCATCTGCTGAAGAAGAGTGGCTTTGGCAGTAAGATAATCATAAAAACTCTGTGCAGCTTGATTTTGAGCTGAGTTGTACATGATCTCTGCAGAGAGCAATTCATTTGCCGAGATCTGTCCATTGGAAAATCTTTCTTTCATCTGCTCGTAGGTCTGCCGTGAATATTCCAGAGAAATATCTGTTGAGTGCAATGTCTTAGCAGAAGCAACCAGATTCAGAACAGAACTTTTGATTGCCAGTTCCATACTATTCTCCAAAGATTTCAGTTCGAAGATTGATTGCTTCAATTGATAGCGGGAAGTAGCTACGTCCAGTCCATTATCCACAAGTGGAAAAATAGGAACTGAAAAATTCAGACTGAGTTGACCGCTGTTTTCATTCAGATCATTTTCAAAATCATATTTATCCCAACGTTTTAAATATTGCAGGTTCAAAGAGGGCAGAAAATTCCCGCCAGAAACCCACATTGATTTTCGATTCGTATTCACTCCGATGCGGGCGATATTCAAAGTTGGATTGCTTTCCAAGCCTTTTTGCAAAATTTTCTGAACCAGATTTTCCAAATCATTCATATCCTGATCTTTCAAGATCTCCAATTCAGACTCGTAATCTGTTTTGGCTACTTCCTCGATCTCATCGACATCATCCATTTGCAGAAAATTCATCAGATCTAACAAACTGTTTTCATAAAGCATCTGCATCTGCAGAAGATTAACTTCTTTAGTTGCCTGTTCTGCCTGCAGCTGCAATAATTCAGATTTAGAAATACTGCCGGCTTCATATTTTGCCTGTGCAATTTTTACATTCGTTTGGGAATTCTGTAAATTCAATTTAGCAATTTTTAATAGATCTCTGTTTTTAAGAACTGCAAAATATTTAGTTTTAACGTCTACTATTGTTTGCAGATATGAATTTTGGAAGGATTGCTGAGACATTTTGTGTGCATCTTTGCTGATGCTGGCTCCCAACCAGACCTTTCCACCATTAAAAATAGGTTGATTTACAATTAAACTATAATTTATGGAAGCATCATAATCTGATCCAAAGTTATTTTGTGTTTCATCAAAATAAGTGTAACTACCGCTAATTGTAGCAGATGGTGCAATCGACAAATAACTGCTCCACAAATTTGTTTTGCTGGCCTTTTTTGACTGCTCTGCTGCCAGAAGCTCCGGACTGTTCTGCAATGCTATCTGCTTTGCTTCTTCCAAACTGAGAGCCGACAAAGATACAAATGATACCAGCAGAATTATATTTAAAATTATTTTCATTCTTCCTCCGCAAAGTCGTTTTGATTTTCCGGCTTCAAAGCCGCTTTTCTCATTTCTGAAATTGTATTTATCTCCATTTCAAATATTTTTTTCATTTTGTTCATCATTATCTTCGCATAAAATGGAAGATTATCCATGTTTTTTTTGGAAAGGTTTTTGTGATGTTTCTTTTTCATCATTTGCACATGCTCGTTCAAGCATTTTTCATGATTATCTAAAGCTCTGATGAATTCATCTCGCGAAATATTCTTACGAATAAATCGTACTGCATTCCAGAAATCCATCGGAGAATTCCGCACATCTTCCTGGAACAAATAGTATCTTAAGATTTCCATAAATTTTTTCTTTCCAGAAGCAGTTATTGTAAAAACTTTTTTGGGAGGATTGTTATCTTCCTGTTTCTTCTTTCCCACGATGAAACCATGTTTTTCCAGACGTTGTAAAGCTTTATAAACCGATGCTGTTTTGACGCGAGTCCACAAAGTCAGTCCCCTCTTTTCGAAGAAGCTGACTATCTTATAACCATGCATCGGCTGGTGCTTTAGCAAACCCAGCACGACTAAATCTACTCTCGACATTTCACCTCCAATTATTACTATTCTAACTTTAAAGACATTAAAAGCAAATTTATCCTGCTTAATTTTCCAGTAATTTCAATTCAACTATTCCACTTTCCAATAGAGACACAAATTACAATTTGATAATATTGTCAAATATATTATTCGAAAGTAGAATATTCTGACGCAAAAAAAGCCTTCATGATCGAAGGCTTATATTTTGTAAAAAAAATATCTGTTATTATTAGTTTAATCTTACAACGTTTATTGCCTGATCACCTTTATCAGTTGCAGCAATATCGAATTCCACCGCTTCACCGTCTCTTAAAAATTTACGCTCATTTTCCACAGTATAAATTGCCTTCCAATGAACAAAATACTCTTTACCTTTCTCGTCTAAAACAAAGCCATAACCTTTGGCATCATTGAACCATTTTACTGTTCCTCTCATTTTTTTACCTCTCAAAATTTACCAGCAAAATATGTTTATCATATAAGCTGAATTACAGAAATTTTGTTGTTGAAAAAAACTTGCAAGCTTTTTATCTAATTATTTTGTTCAGAACTGAACGCACTTGTACATTTGTGTACGCAATTTCCTTAAAAGTAATAATTAACGATCTCCACATTTAGAAATTTTCACAAAAGATTTGTGATAATGATAAACAAAGCTTCTGCGTTATCGAGCAAACTGCTGAATTGAACTTACAAAAAACAAGATAAAAAAATTCTTTTCTGAATTTTAAGTGAATCCATATAATTGAAAAATAGTAAATTACCAAATTCAGACTATGATAAATATTTATTTGGCAGAGAAATTGCTTGGTTACTCAGCAAATAAAAAGTGTTAGGAGCAAGTTTTGAAAAAAGGAATTTTATTAACAATTTTACTCACACTTATTTCCCTCACATCTGCAGAATGGGTGCAGATATCAAATAGTTCAGATTTATTTTCAGCTTCTTCGGATGGAATGTCCACAATAATCAGTTTCAATTTGGATGGATTTGAAATGCAGAATATTACAGAACGAGGAGAAGAATTTCAGAAGATATCTTATCAGAATGAAGGTCATTTCTTAGCAGTTGGGATGCCATCCCTCCCACGCTTCAGTCGTTTAGTAGCCATTCCAGATTATGGAAATGTTCGATTACAAGTAAACATATTAGGAGAGCAGAGATATCAAAATGTAAAAGTTCTTCCGGCTCAGGAATTACAAAGTGAGAGCCAGCAGAACAGAAATGAATTTATTATCAACGATGATTTTTACAGAAGCTCAGAAGTATTTCCTACCCAGATCGCTGAAGTTGGCCAACCTGCGATTTTAAGAGATTTACGAGTTGTAAATGTTACAATAAATCCTTTCCAATATAATGCAGCAACAAATGAACTTGTTGTTTACAGTCAAGTAGAAGTAGAATTGATTCCGCAAAACGGTGCTGGCGAAAATATAAAAACAACAAACAGAAAATTATCGAGATTCTTTGAACCGCTTTACCAGTCTACAATATTAAATTATGATGATTTTTCTCTGCGGGAAGATGACTATCAAGATCCCTGTTATCTGTTTATCTATGCGGCAGGAAATGATGTTCTCGATAACCTGGAGTATATTTCTGACTGGAAACGGCAGAAAGGATTTGAAGTTCATGCAGTTAGTACTACAGAAACAGGCTCGGACTTGCAAGATGTGAAAGATTACATACAAAATGCCTATGACACTTGGCCAAATCCTCCTGAGTTTGTGTGTCTGGTTGGTGATGCCGGCCCTGGTGTGAATTATAACGTGCCAACTGCTCATTTGGATGGCGGCTATTATACTGGCGAGGGTGATCAATATTATAGTTTGCTGGAAGGGGATGATATTCTGGCAGATGTTCATCTGGGTAGATTATCGTTCAATAGTATTTCGGAATTACAGACTATCGCATCCAAAATTCTACATTACGAAAAAGAACCTTTTATCACAAATGTTGATTGGTATAATAAAACTCTGGTAGTAGGAGATCCAACTTTTTCGGGTACTTCATGTATCGACACCAAAATGAATGTTCGAGACATGGTCGCCTTGAACGCTCCTGATATGAATATCACAGAAGTTTATAACAATTCTCAAGGCAGCTGGCAAATGCAGATGAGCAGCAATATAAATAGTGGAGTCAGTTATTTTAATTATCGCGGTTTTGCCAATATGAGTGGATTTAACGTGAATCACATTTATGGACTCAATAATGGTTGGATGCTGCCTGCAGCTGTTTTTATCACTTGTATCACAGGTGATTTTGAAGGAACTATCGATTGTAGAAGCGAAGCTTTTTTGAAAGCAGGAACACCTTCCCAGCCGCAGGGAGCTATCGGTGCTATTGCCACTGCAACAGGAAATACTCACACTTGCTTCAATAACTGCGTAGATGCAGGAATTTATTATGGAATTTTTCAAGATAAAATATATAATCTTGGTGGTGCACTTAATAGAGGAAAACTGGCACTTTATATGAATTATCCTGGTAATCCTGGAAATCATGTAAACCAATTTTCATATTGGAATAACCTGATGGGAGATCCTGGTTGTGAGTTATGGACAGATGTTCCTCAGGATTTAAATGTAATTTATAATACAAACATTCCCCAAGGCAGCAATTTCATTCCTGTGCAAGTTACAGATTCATCTGGCAATCCTGTAGAGAATGCCTGGATCAGTATTTTGCAGGGAGATGACACGATCAGAGAAATAGCTTTTACCGATGCCAGCGGAAGCGCGGTTTTACCACTTCCCGATAATGCATCAGGAGAAGTAGACCTGACAGTGACAAAACATAATTTCATTCCACATTTAGGAAGTTTCGATATTCAGCAGGCAACCAGTTTTGTAGCTGTGGAATCTGTTCAGATAGACGATGACAACAGTGGAAATTCCAGTGGAAATGGAGATGGTGTAATCAATCCCGGAGAAACTATTGAACTGATCGTAACATTAAAAAATAACGGTACTCAAACTGCCAATAATGTAACCGCTGTCATCAGCACAGAGAATGATTTTATCACAATATCAGATGATTCGGAAACATTTGGAAATATCGCGGTGGGAGCTACTGCAAATTCGCTTGATGATTTTGATTTCAGCCTCGATGCTGATGTTCTGAACAGCGCTGAAATTGAATTGGAAATCATAATTATGCAAAGTGGCGATCCTTTCTGGATTGATACGATCTTTCTGCCAATCAGTGCAGCGGAAATCACCTTCCAGGATTTCACTATTGACGATGGTTCGAATGGAATTTTGGACCCTGGTGAAACTAGCCAAATGGAAATAACACTGGAAAACATCGGTTCAATCGATGCCGCCGACATCTGGGCTGAACTTGTCAGCACAGATAATATGATCGTGGTCAATGACAATTCAGGTTCTTTTGGAAATATTATAGCAGGCAGTTCAAGCACCAATAATGTAGATAATTTTGATTTAACTGCTCTCCCACCAACCGTACCAGGTTCTGTTTACACATTGCAATTAAATGTTTACAATGCAGATGGTTATCAGGATTGTCTGGAATTTGAAATTGAAATTGGAGAACCGAATATAGCCGATCCGACTGGACCAGATGCTGGTGGATATTACTGCTATGATGATGGAGATACCGATTATATGGAATGTCCGACTTATGACTGGATCGAGATCGATCCAAATTATGGCGGTAGTGGTACAATCATTAATTTCCTTGATCTGGGAAATTCCGGCCAGGTGGAGGAAGTTGACCTTCCATTTGATCTTTCATTTTACAATCAAGTTTATAATTCGATATCAATTTGTACAAACGGCTGGGCAGCACCTGGATCTTGTGATCTCACGTCATTTATGAACTGGACAATTCCCGGTCCACTCGGTCCATCACCGATTATAGCTCCATTCTGGGATGATCTGCTTGTGATCAATGGAGACGTAATCTATCAGTATTTTGATTCCATGCATATTTTCGTCATTGAATGGTCACGCGTGCTCAATGAATACAACAGCGATGAAGAAACATTTCAGATGATTATTTATGACCAGAATTATTATCCCACTTCCAACAGCAATAATATGATAAAATTTCAATACATGACTGTTAATAATGTAGATCAGGGTTCTTACGGAACTCCGCTGGTCGGACATGGTCAATATGCTACCGTAGGAATTGAAGATCATACCAGCACAATCGGTTTGGAATACACATTCAACAATACATATCCCAGTACAGCAAAAGAACTGGAAGATGAAATGGCAATTTTGTTCGCTGGAGAACCGATGGATTATGTGGAGCCTTTTTTAGTGTTGGGAGAGATCTCATTCAATGATGCAAACGGCAACGGAATACTGGAATATGGTGAAACTGCAGATATTCAAATTAACTTAAACAATCTGGGTCAAAATGTTGCTGACAACGTTTCGGCAGTGCTTACCAGTAACGATCAATTTGTAACAATTTATAATGATAACTCAAATTATGGAAATATCAGCGGGTATGGAACTGCTGTAAATCAAACCGATTTCTCAATCGAGATCTCTGAACTCTGCCCAAATGCGCATTACATTCCATTTGAATTGAACGTTTCCAGCAGCAATGATAATTGGACTCTATTCTTTTCATTAACGGCTTACGCTCCTGATATCCAGATAGCAGACAATATCATTTTGGATGGAAATAATCATATTTTAGATCCCGGTGAAACTGGTCAATTGCAGCTCACATTAGAAAATCAAGGTTTGTCTCCTGTAGAAAATGTTACTTTGCTCTGTTCAACAAATGACCCTTATTTCAATATTATTTCGGGTTCAATTACAATTGGCAATATGAATGCAGGTGAAATTCTGGATGTTTTTGTAGATATTTCTTTATCAAATGGTGCACCGATCCAACATGAAGGAACTATAGATTTAGATTTTTCCAGCAGTTCAAGCTATTCAGTTCAGCACGATTTATTGCTCTACGTATCTCAAGCTCTAGTCTCTGTTACAGAAGAATTCGCTATCTTTCCACCTATAGGTTGGGAAATTCAAACCGATCAAACAAACTCAGGAGGTTGGAGTTATTCCAATAGCAATGTAGCTGGTGGTGATTTTCCAGAAATTGCTGCTATCTGTATGCCAAACGAATTTTATGACGACTATCTGATAACACCGGTCATAAACACTCTGGGTTCTACAGAATTGGAACTTTCATTCCGTCATACACTGCTTGTTAATCTACGCAATTATACTGTCAGTATCGTCACAACAAGTGATGGTGAAAATTGGAATGAGTTCTGGAGCCAACCGGGTTCTACAATTCCACCTCAAATGGAAAATCTGATAGTAGATTCACCTGATGTTGGATCTGCCACTTTCCAACTTGCTTTCAGAGTTCTGGGCACAACAAATTATACTGTAGATGGCTGGATCATTGATGATTTTTCTTTATCTTCAATAGATTTAGAACCTCATGGCTTTATTATGGGAAATGTAACCTTGAATGGTGGGACTGGAAATATTCTGACTGTGGAAGTTTGGGCTGGAGATATTACCAAACATCCAGATGCCAACGGCGATTATCTTCTACCCGTTCCTGAAGGAACTTATGATGTGACAGCATTTTTACCTGGTTATGTTTCATCAACTGCTTCTGGCATAAACGTGCAGAATTGGCAAACAACCAATATTGATTTTGTTTTGGATGAAATAAATCCCAACAATGCTCCTCAAAACCTTACTGCCGAAACAGTTTCCAATGATGTATATCTCTCCTGGGAAATGCCGGGAACAGAAAATATTCGCTCTACTAAAAGATCAAAGAATCAAGCTACCGAAAATCGTGAATTTGATAATTATCGAATTTACCGAAACGGTGTTATGATAGAGGAAACTGGACCGATTACAAATACCGAGTTTATCGATGTGGGATTGAATCATGGGAATTACACATATTACGTTACCGCTTATTATGTAGAAGGAGAATCAGCTCCCTCTAACGAAGTAGAAGTTGATGTTGTTTTATCTCCGCCTTCTAATGTTACATATCAAATTACAGCTCCAATGATGGTTTTATTTCAATGGGATCCTCCCGAAGACACAAGTAGAAGCTTCAGTCATTATAGAGTTTATAAGGATTCGGAACTTGTTGCAGATAATTTGCTGCAGACATTTTATTTTGACAACTATGTTACTCCAGGACTCCACGTATACGGAATTTCAGCTGTTTATGACAATTATGAATCGGCTTGTGTTATACTGCAGGTCAATATGACAGAAGCAGGAAATCAATTGATTCCAGCAAAAACAGAATTGGTTGGAAATAGTCCAAATCCTTTCAATCCAGCAACCGACATTGAGTTTACATTAAACAAAGAAACTCTTACTTCAATTGACATTTATAATTTGAAAGGTGAGAAGGTAAAGACACTTCTTCATGAAATACTGCCAGCAGCAAATCATTCCATTACCTGGAATGGAAAAGACGATAACAGCAAAACAGTATCTTCAGGAATTTATTTTTACAACATGAAAGCGGGAGAATATTCTGCAACTAAGAAAATGATAATGCTGAGATAAAAGTCGAGTTTAATAATCTAAAAAAGTCCCGTAATTTTTGCGGGACTTTTTTTGGATATTGACAAATTAACTTTTTTATGCAAAGCTGAAATCAAAAGAGATATAGGAAAGATCATGTTACAATTTATAAAAGATATTGCGCGTGAAGCCGGTGATATTATTTACAAAGCTTTTTACAAACCGGAAACCAATATAATCCACAAAGGCGAGATCGATCTTGTTACAGAAATTGACTTGAAATGTGAGTATTATCTGATTGGTAAAATTCGAGAGAATTATCCAGATGATTGCATCATCACCGAAGAACAGGAAACTATCAATCCAGATTCAAACCGCAAGTGGATCATCGATCCACTGGATGGAACTACTAACTTTTCGCATCGTTTTCCCTTTTGTGCTGTTTCGATTGGTCTTGAGATCGATGGAGAAATGCGATACGGAGTTGTAAATGCACCAATTATTAAAGAACTTTTCTGGGCCGAAAAAGGCAAAGGTGCATTTCTCAATTTCATGCAAATCCATGTTTCCAAAACTGACCAAATCTCCAACTGCCTTGTTGCGACTGGCTTTCCTTACGATCGTTGGCAAAATGCAGATTTCTATATAAAAGAATTCCTGGCTTTTACCAAAAGTACGCAAGGAGTTCGTCGTGCCGGCGCTGCAGCAATTGATCTTTGTTACGTTGCCTGCGGCAAGCTGGATGGTTTTTTTGAGCGAAAACTGAAACCGTGGGATATGGCAGCCGGCAGTTTGATCATAACAGAAGCTGGCGGGAAAATCACTCAGTTCAACGGATCAAAATGGCATCATTCCGAGCAAACAATATTAGCTTCCAACGGAATTATTCATGATGAGATGGTGGAGATATTGGGGAAGGCGCATATATAAAAAACTCCCAGAAAATTTTAAATCTGGAAGTTTTTTTTATAACTTCTGATTTTATAGCAAGTTCAATAAACAAAATTCTTAAATTTGAGTATCCCCGAGGTAAAGTATCGAGGAACTATTTCATCAAAATCATCTTCTTTGTTTGGGTAAATTTACCTGCTTTGATCTTATAAAAATAAACTCCGCTGGAAACTGAGTTTCCTGAATCATCCTTACCATTCCAAACTACAGAATAGCTTTTGTTTCCCGCTTGTGTCATCCTTAGCGAAATCGAAGGACGGGGATCAAATGATTCAAAACTGCTGTATCCTTCGACTCCGCTCAGGATGACAGGAATTGTTTTCACTTTTTGACCTTTAAGATTATAAATTTCTATTTGTGATGATTCGGGCAAATTCGTGGTTTCAAATGAAATTGTTGTACTGGGATTGAAAGGATTCGGGTAATTTTGAAAAAGTTTCATGGGAGATTCCAGCAAAGTTTCCTGTGAACTAACTGCTGGTAATTGGATTTCA from Candidatus Cloacimonadota bacterium carries:
- a CDS encoding T9SS type A sorting domain-containing protein, whose amino-acid sequence is MKKGILLTILLTLISLTSAEWVQISNSSDLFSASSDGMSTIISFNLDGFEMQNITERGEEFQKISYQNEGHFLAVGMPSLPRFSRLVAIPDYGNVRLQVNILGEQRYQNVKVLPAQELQSESQQNRNEFIINDDFYRSSEVFPTQIAEVGQPAILRDLRVVNVTINPFQYNAATNELVVYSQVEVELIPQNGAGENIKTTNRKLSRFFEPLYQSTILNYDDFSLREDDYQDPCYLFIYAAGNDVLDNLEYISDWKRQKGFEVHAVSTTETGSDLQDVKDYIQNAYDTWPNPPEFVCLVGDAGPGVNYNVPTAHLDGGYYTGEGDQYYSLLEGDDILADVHLGRLSFNSISELQTIASKILHYEKEPFITNVDWYNKTLVVGDPTFSGTSCIDTKMNVRDMVALNAPDMNITEVYNNSQGSWQMQMSSNINSGVSYFNYRGFANMSGFNVNHIYGLNNGWMLPAAVFITCITGDFEGTIDCRSEAFLKAGTPSQPQGAIGAIATATGNTHTCFNNCVDAGIYYGIFQDKIYNLGGALNRGKLALYMNYPGNPGNHVNQFSYWNNLMGDPGCELWTDVPQDLNVIYNTNIPQGSNFIPVQVTDSSGNPVENAWISILQGDDTIREIAFTDASGSAVLPLPDNASGEVDLTVTKHNFIPHLGSFDIQQATSFVAVESVQIDDDNSGNSSGNGDGVINPGETIELIVTLKNNGTQTANNVTAVISTENDFITISDDSETFGNIAVGATANSLDDFDFSLDADVLNSAEIELEIIIMQSGDPFWIDTIFLPISAAEITFQDFTIDDGSNGILDPGETSQMEITLENIGSIDAADIWAELVSTDNMIVVNDNSGSFGNIIAGSSSTNNVDNFDLTALPPTVPGSVYTLQLNVYNADGYQDCLEFEIEIGEPNIADPTGPDAGGYYCYDDGDTDYMECPTYDWIEIDPNYGGSGTIINFLDLGNSGQVEEVDLPFDLSFYNQVYNSISICTNGWAAPGSCDLTSFMNWTIPGPLGPSPIIAPFWDDLLVINGDVIYQYFDSMHIFVIEWSRVLNEYNSDEETFQMIIYDQNYYPTSNSNNMIKFQYMTVNNVDQGSYGTPLVGHGQYATVGIEDHTSTIGLEYTFNNTYPSTAKELEDEMAILFAGEPMDYVEPFLVLGEISFNDANGNGILEYGETADIQINLNNLGQNVADNVSAVLTSNDQFVTIYNDNSNYGNISGYGTAVNQTDFSIEISELCPNAHYIPFELNVSSSNDNWTLFFSLTAYAPDIQIADNIILDGNNHILDPGETGQLQLTLENQGLSPVENVTLLCSTNDPYFNIISGSITIGNMNAGEILDVFVDISLSNGAPIQHEGTIDLDFSSSSSYSVQHDLLLYVSQALVSVTEEFAIFPPIGWEIQTDQTNSGGWSYSNSNVAGGDFPEIAAICMPNEFYDDYLITPVINTLGSTELELSFRHTLLVNLRNYTVSIVTTSDGENWNEFWSQPGSTIPPQMENLIVDSPDVGSATFQLAFRVLGTTNYTVDGWIIDDFSLSSIDLEPHGFIMGNVTLNGGTGNILTVEVWAGDITKHPDANGDYLLPVPEGTYDVTAFLPGYVSSTASGINVQNWQTTNIDFVLDEINPNNAPQNLTAETVSNDVYLSWEMPGTENIRSTKRSKNQATENREFDNYRIYRNGVMIEETGPITNTEFIDVGLNHGNYTYYVTAYYVEGESAPSNEVEVDVVLSPPSNVTYQITAPMMVLFQWDPPEDTSRSFSHYRVYKDSELVADNLLQTFYFDNYVTPGLHVYGISAVYDNYESACVILQVNMTEAGNQLIPAKTELVGNSPNPFNPATDIEFTLNKETLTSIDIYNLKGEKVKTLLHEILPAANHSITWNGKDDNSKTVSSGIYFYNMKAGEYSATKKMIMLR
- a CDS encoding inositol monophosphatase, producing the protein MLQFIKDIAREAGDIIYKAFYKPETNIIHKGEIDLVTEIDLKCEYYLIGKIRENYPDDCIITEEQETINPDSNRKWIIDPLDGTTNFSHRFPFCAVSIGLEIDGEMRYGVVNAPIIKELFWAEKGKGAFLNFMQIHVSKTDQISNCLVATGFPYDRWQNADFYIKEFLAFTKSTQGVRRAGAAAIDLCYVACGKLDGFFERKLKPWDMAAGSLIITEAGGKITQFNGSKWHHSEQTILASNGIIHDEMVEILGKAHI